A part of Quatrionicoccus australiensis genomic DNA contains:
- the trhA gene encoding PAQR family membrane homeostasis protein TrhA — protein sequence MYYGERFNAWTHLIGALLAATGAIWLVVLAAASGDAWKVVSAAIYGSTLVVLYSISTIYHSVRGRVKTILRKLDHLSIYLLIAGSYTPFCLISLRGPWGWSLFGVVWSLAVIGMLQEIKPRSEARVMSLVIYAVMGWIVLVAVKPLLATLGFAGFAWLAAGGVFYTVGIIFFAFDERFRHWHGIWHLFVIAGSLAHFIAVLFYVL from the coding sequence ATGTACTACGGAGAACGTTTCAACGCCTGGACTCACCTGATCGGCGCCCTGCTCGCTGCCACTGGTGCAATCTGGCTGGTCGTCCTGGCGGCGGCCAGTGGCGATGCCTGGAAGGTGGTCAGCGCCGCGATATACGGCAGCACGCTGGTCGTGCTGTACAGCATTTCAACCATTTACCACAGCGTGCGCGGCCGGGTGAAAACCATCCTGCGCAAGCTCGATCACCTGTCGATCTACCTGTTGATCGCCGGCAGCTACACGCCGTTCTGCCTGATCAGCCTGCGCGGCCCGTGGGGCTGGTCATTGTTCGGCGTGGTGTGGTCTCTGGCCGTGATCGGCATGTTGCAGGAGATCAAGCCGCGCTCGGAAGCGCGCGTCATGTCGCTGGTCATTTATGCCGTGATGGGCTGGATCGTTCTCGTCGCCGTCAAGCCGCTGCTCGCCACCCTCGGCTTCGCCGGCTTTGCCTGGCTGGCCGCCGGCGGGGTTTTCTACACCGTGGGCATCATCTTTTTCGCCTTCGACGAGCGCTTCCGGCACTGGCACGGCATCTGGCACCTGTTCGTGATTGCCGGCAGCCTGGCGCATTTCATTGCAGTCCTGTTTTACGTCCTGTGA
- the hrpA gene encoding ATP-dependent RNA helicase HrpA, with product MQRNLLRSTGEKRAKLQADFAALLEKSRAGLEKRQASLPKPEFQADLPVNERREEIAALIKKHQVVIVCGETGSGKTTQLPKICLELGRGGAGLIGHTQPRRLAARSVATRLAQELKTQVGTGVGVKIRFQDKSTADSWVKLMTDGILLAESQSDPYLSAYDTIIIDEAHERSLNIDFLLGYLKQLLPKRPDLKVIITSATIDAERFSQHFSGAPVIEVSGRLYPVDVRYRPVTDLEKDDDERDLYDAIVDAADELSRLGSGDILVFLPGEREIREAAEALRKHALARPGLSTAHAPEILPLFSRLSAGEQDRIFKPSGNQRRIVLATNVAETSLTVPGIRYVIDTGLARVKRYSYRNKVEQLQIEKISQAAARQRAGRCGRVAAGVCIRLYDELDFNARPPFTDPEILRSSLAGVILRMKSLKLTDVESFPFLEPPPAKAIADGYALLQELGGLDEENRLTKVGDALARLPLDPRIGRMLVAARDLGCLKEVMVIAAGLSTQDPRERPQERQQAADEKHKLFADEKSEFLSWWKLWNWFQNAVEHKKSNKQLVDTCHAHFLSYLRLREWREVHSQLHSMIGELAAKDGGWKESEIPGTYEAIHQALLSGLLGNIGCKADESGYYLGARGIRYLIHPSSPLQKKAGKWIMAAEITETTRLFGRCVARIEDGWIEKVGAHLIKRQYFDAHWEKRSMQVAGWERTTLYGIVINPKRRIHYGPLAPAEAREIFIRQGLVGEEIDEAYAKRWPFYQHNQKQIRDIEHLEHKQRRQDVLVDDELIFAFYDSIIPEGIHNGATFDHWRKEAERDNPKLLFLAKDDLMRHSAAGVTTEAFPHHLKLGGVEYALTYHFEPGSPRDGVTLTLPLAQLNQIPAGRMEWLVPGLLKEKLVQLIKTLPQRIRAKLVPVPDFVEEFIAATAGNDRKMAQGLIAPLIDYILEARGLNARGWAVTPDAFRPDALPAHFSMNYKLIDEHGRQLDMSRSLVQLRADWGREAKQEFAELHETPSEFTKLTDWTFGELPELMEVPVAGQTVLGYPGLSDDGETVSLKVFDSPEEAAEAHRVGLLRLFMLQFKEQVKYFDKNVPGLTQMAMQYMALGSSDDLKNQIVALTFERACLTEPLPTTPDAFKSRCGDSKARLGLVMQEVCRLVGTVLTEWQAVVKKLPAFKAHAAATQDIEAQLKRLMGKNFVSDTPFERLAHYPRYLKGIQVRLDKLKSNPARDTQLMADYAPLWTNYERRAIQLAKQGTFDPQIDQFRWLLEELRISLFAQELKTPVPMSVKRLQKQWEGIQYG from the coding sequence ATGCAGCGCAATCTTTTGCGGTCGACCGGTGAAAAACGGGCAAAACTGCAGGCCGATTTTGCCGCCCTGCTGGAAAAGTCGCGCGCCGGGCTGGAAAAGCGTCAGGCCAGCCTGCCCAAACCCGAGTTCCAGGCCGATCTGCCGGTCAACGAGCGGCGCGAGGAAATCGCGGCGCTGATCAAAAAGCATCAGGTCGTCATCGTCTGCGGCGAAACCGGTTCCGGCAAGACGACGCAGTTGCCGAAAATCTGTCTCGAACTGGGCCGCGGCGGCGCCGGGCTGATCGGCCACACGCAGCCGCGCCGGCTGGCGGCGCGTTCGGTCGCGACACGGCTGGCGCAGGAGCTGAAGACGCAGGTCGGAACGGGCGTCGGCGTGAAAATCCGCTTTCAGGACAAGTCGACCGCCGACAGCTGGGTCAAGCTGATGACCGACGGCATCCTGCTCGCCGAGTCGCAATCCGACCCTTATCTCTCGGCCTACGACACGATCATCATCGACGAGGCGCACGAGCGCAGCCTGAATATCGACTTCCTGCTCGGCTACCTCAAGCAGTTGCTGCCCAAGCGCCCGGACCTGAAAGTCATCATTACCTCGGCGACCATCGATGCCGAGCGCTTTTCGCAGCATTTCAGCGGTGCACCGGTGATCGAAGTGTCGGGCCGGCTTTACCCGGTCGACGTGCGTTACCGGCCAGTCACCGATCTTGAGAAGGATGATGACGAGCGCGATCTCTACGACGCCATCGTCGATGCCGCCGACGAGTTGTCGCGCCTGGGTTCCGGCGACATCCTCGTCTTCCTGCCCGGCGAGCGGGAAATCCGCGAGGCGGCGGAAGCGCTGCGCAAGCACGCGCTGGCGCGGCCTGGCCTGTCGACGGCGCATGCGCCGGAAATCCTGCCGCTCTTCTCGCGCCTGTCGGCCGGTGAGCAGGACCGCATTTTCAAGCCCTCGGGCAACCAGCGGCGCATCGTGCTCGCCACCAACGTCGCCGAAACCTCGCTCACCGTGCCGGGCATCCGCTACGTCATCGACACCGGCCTGGCGCGCGTCAAGCGCTACTCCTACCGCAACAAGGTCGAGCAGCTGCAGATCGAGAAGATTTCGCAGGCCGCGGCCCGCCAACGTGCCGGGCGTTGCGGCCGGGTGGCGGCCGGCGTCTGCATCCGCCTGTACGACGAGCTGGATTTCAACGCGCGGCCGCCGTTCACCGATCCGGAAATCCTGCGCTCTTCGCTGGCCGGCGTCATCCTGCGCATGAAGTCGCTGAAGCTGACCGATGTCGAGAGCTTTCCCTTCCTCGAACCGCCGCCGGCCAAGGCCATTGCCGACGGCTACGCGCTGTTGCAGGAACTCGGCGGGCTCGACGAGGAAAATCGTTTAACGAAGGTCGGCGACGCGCTGGCCCGTTTGCCGCTCGACCCGCGCATCGGCCGCATGCTGGTCGCGGCGCGCGATCTCGGTTGTCTGAAGGAAGTCATGGTCATCGCCGCCGGCCTGTCCACGCAGGACCCGCGTGAGAGGCCGCAGGAGCGTCAACAGGCGGCGGACGAGAAGCACAAGCTGTTTGCCGATGAGAAATCGGAATTCCTCAGCTGGTGGAAGCTGTGGAACTGGTTCCAGAACGCCGTCGAGCACAAGAAGTCGAACAAGCAACTGGTCGATACCTGTCACGCGCATTTCCTGTCCTACCTGCGCCTGCGCGAATGGCGCGAGGTGCATAGCCAGCTGCATTCGATGATCGGCGAGCTGGCGGCCAAGGACGGCGGCTGGAAGGAAAGCGAGATTCCCGGCACCTACGAAGCCATCCACCAGGCGCTGCTCTCCGGCCTGTTGGGGAATATCGGCTGCAAGGCCGATGAATCCGGCTATTACCTCGGCGCGCGCGGCATCCGCTACCTGATCCACCCGTCGTCGCCGCTGCAAAAGAAGGCCGGCAAGTGGATCATGGCGGCCGAGATCACCGAGACGACGCGCCTGTTCGGGCGCTGTGTCGCTCGCATCGAGGATGGCTGGATCGAGAAAGTGGGCGCTCACCTCATCAAGCGCCAGTATTTCGACGCGCACTGGGAAAAACGCTCGATGCAGGTGGCCGGCTGGGAGCGCACGACGCTCTACGGTATCGTCATCAATCCCAAGCGGCGCATCCATTACGGCCCGCTGGCGCCGGCCGAGGCGCGCGAAATCTTCATCCGCCAGGGCCTGGTCGGCGAGGAAATCGACGAGGCCTACGCCAAGCGCTGGCCCTTCTACCAGCACAACCAGAAGCAGATCCGCGACATCGAGCATCTCGAGCACAAGCAACGCCGCCAGGACGTGCTGGTCGACGACGAGCTGATCTTTGCCTTCTACGACTCGATCATTCCCGAAGGCATCCACAACGGCGCGACTTTCGATCACTGGCGCAAGGAGGCTGAGCGAGACAACCCGAAGCTGCTCTTCCTCGCCAAGGACGACCTGATGCGCCACTCGGCGGCCGGCGTGACGACCGAGGCGTTTCCGCATCATCTCAAGCTGGGCGGCGTCGAATACGCGCTCACCTACCATTTCGAGCCCGGCTCGCCGCGCGACGGCGTCACCCTGACCCTGCCGCTCGCCCAGTTGAACCAGATTCCGGCCGGTCGCATGGAATGGCTGGTGCCCGGCCTGCTCAAGGAAAAGCTGGTGCAGCTGATCAAGACGCTGCCGCAGCGCATCCGCGCCAAGCTGGTGCCGGTGCCCGATTTTGTCGAGGAATTCATCGCGGCGACGGCCGGCAACGACCGCAAAATGGCTCAGGGCCTGATCGCACCGCTCATCGACTACATCCTCGAAGCGCGCGGCCTGAACGCGCGCGGCTGGGCGGTGACGCCCGATGCTTTCCGGCCCGATGCGCTGCCCGCCCATTTCTCGATGAACTACAAGCTGATCGACGAACACGGCCGCCAGCTCGACATGAGCCGCAGCCTGGTGCAACTGCGCGCCGACTGGGGGCGCGAAGCGAAGCAGGAATTCGCCGAGCTGCACGAAACGCCGTCCGAATTCACCAAGCTGACCGACTGGACTTTCGGCGAATTGCCGGAACTCATGGAAGTGCCGGTCGCCGGGCAGACCGTGCTCGGCTATCCGGGGCTCAGCGACGACGGCGAAACGGTCAGCCTCAAGGTATTCGATTCGCCCGAGGAAGCGGCCGAAGCGCATCGCGTCGGTCTGCTGCGCCTGTTCATGCTGCAGTTCAAGGAGCAGGTGAAGTACTTCGACAAGAACGTGCCCGGCCTGACCCAGATGGCCATGCAATACATGGCCTTGGGCAGCAGCGACGACCTGAAGAACCAGATCGTCGCCCTGACCTTCGAGCGCGCCTGCCTGACCGAGCCGCTGCCGACGACGCCGGATGCCTTCAAGAGCCGCTGCGGCGACAGCAAGGCGCGCCTTGGTCTGGTCATGCAGGAAGTCTGTCGCCTGGTCGGCACGGTACTCACCGAATGGCAGGCGGTCGTCAAGAAACTGCCGGCCTTCAAGGCGCATGCCGCGGCAACGCAGGATATCGAGGCCCAGTTGAAGCGCCTGATGGGCAAGAACTTCGTGTCCGACACGCCTTTCGAGCGCCTGGCGCATTACCCGCGTTACCTCAAGGGCATCCAGGTCCGTCTCGACAAGCTGAAGTCCAATCCGGCGCGCGATACGCAACTGATGGCCGATTACGCGCCGCTATGGACCAACTACGAACGCCGCGCCATCCAGCTCGCCAAGCAGGGCACGTTCGATCCGCAGATCGATCAGTTCCGCTGGCTGCTTGAGGAGTTGCGCATCAGCCTGTTCGCGCAGGAACTCAAGACGCCGGTGCCGATGTCGGTCAAACGTCTGCAAAAGCAATGGGAAGGGATTCAATATGGCTGA